In the Profundibacter amoris genome, CCGCGCAAGCGGGGACCCCTCAAAGCGTTGCGCTAAGTTTCAAAAGGTCCCCGCTTGCGCGGGGATGACAACAGCGCTCTAAAACACCCCTTCCGCAGGCCTCACATACCCCGTGGTAATCCCGTTGCAATTCGTAATCGGCGCGTTCATGCGTTTCAATGTGGCAGGATGATTAGGCTCTAACATGCCCAGTTTCACCAATATCGCCGCAATCGCACATTCCGAGGCACGGAAACTGCCATCAGCGATTTTCACCGCCACGCCCAACTTAAGTTCAGGGATGATCGCGGCAAAAACCGCCTCGGCCCCTGTTTTCAGCGCCACGCGCCCGTCCATCGCCCGCATCAGTTCCGTGCAGGCGCGCCCTTCGCCGGCCACCAGTTCGGGATAGGTGGTCATCGCCTGAACCAGCGCCGCCGCAGCCCGTTCGCGCACCGACCCGCCATCTTCGCTGGCTGCGGCGAAAAACGCCATCGCGCGGGCGAAGCCGTGCATGGTGGTGGCGAAATTGGGCGCGGAACAGCCGTCAATGCCAAAACCGGGGCTGTCCATGCCGGTCACATCCTCGAACGCTTCGCGCACGGCCATTTGTACGGGGTGGTCGGGGTCATTGTATTCCGGCCCGCCGCCAAGGTGTTTGTTCAGGGTCAGAAAACCGGTGTGCTTGCCCGAACAGTTGTTGTGGATCTGACAGGGTTTTTCATGGGCGCGGATCAGGGCGTGGTGGGCCTCGGTATCTTTGGGGTCGTGCGAGCCGCAACGTAGATCGGATTCCGACAGGGAAAGTGTCTCTAACCATGCCGAAACGCGGTCTGTATGGATCGCGGCACTGTTGTGCGAGGCACAGGAAAGCGCCAGCTGATCGGTGCCAATTCCGGCCGCCGCCGCCGCGCCGCTTTCGATCAAAGGCAGCGCCTGAATCATCTTTGACGACGAGCGAGGCAGCATCATAAAGTCAGGATCACCCCAGCTTTCGACGATATTTCCTGCCGCATCGCAGATCACCGCGTGGCCCGAATGGACCGATTCCAGAAACGGCCCACGCCAGATTTCAGCCATTGGAACAGGGTTGCTCATCACATTTCCTCTCTGCCTTGCGCGAAAATTTGCCAACAGGGCTTTAATTACTGGGCGATAATACGTTAATGTGTATGTATCGAGTTGAAAACACGCTCGCCCAAGCAAAAGGTCAAGACAAAATGACCACTGGCGCGGCATTAATTGAGGTAAAAACAGCTGGAGGCTGTGAAGGACATGAAATCTATTATCGCTAGAACACTGGGCGGCGCGCTGATTGCCATGTTGGCAACGGGTGCAATGGCGCAGCAATCGACCAACCGCGTGGCGGCCAAAACCGACTGGAGCGTTTTTGTCGAGGATAACCCGACCGAATGCTGGGCTGTTTCCAGTCCCAAGGAAACCGTGAACACCAAGGACGGGCGCGTTGTGGCCGTGCGGCGCAGTGAAATCCTGCTGTTTGTATCCTACCGTCCCGGATCGGGCGTAAAAGGCGAGCTGTCGTTTACCGGCGGTTATCCGTTTGCCAAGGGTTCGACGGTTTCGATGCAGATTGGTGACAACACCTATGAATTGTTTACATCAGGTGAAAATGCATGGCCTGCCACACCGGCGGATGACGCCAAGCTGATCACCGCAATGAAGCGCGGCGCCAAGGCTGTTGTGACCGGTCGCTCTGGACGCGGCACGGTGACCAAGGACACATTCTCGCTGCTGGGCTTTACCGCAGCGGTGGAAGAAGCGGCCAAACGCTGTTCCAACTAGGGTATAGCCCTGTTTGAAATTACCGGCACCCCGTCGCGTTTGTGGCGGGGTGTTTTGTTTGGCAATACCTTTGCGAATCCTTTAAAGGGTTCGTTCTAACCCCGCAGGAGATCGCAATGTCAGACAAGGCCCCCATCACCCCCGAAGTCGTGACCCTGCCGCGCAAAGCGGATCAGGAGGGCAAAGCGAACCTTGTCGGTCTGACCCGCGAGGCACTGCGCGATGCGCTGATCGAGGCAGGCATCTCCGAAAAGCAGGGCAAGATGCGGGCGGGGCAGATATGGCAGTGGATTTACCAAAAGGGTGTCCGCGATTTTGCCCAGATGACCAATCTGTCCAAAGACATCCGCGCCATGCTGGCCGAAAAATTTGTGGTGGCGGTGCCCGAGGTGGTGACCAAACAGGTTTCCAGCGATGGCACCCGCAAATATCTGGTGCGGATCGCGGGCGGGCATGAGGTCGAGATCGTTTACATTCCCGAAGAGGGGCGCGGCACCCTGTGCATTTCCTCGCAGGTGGGCTGCACCCTGACCTGTTCGTTCTGCCATACCGGCACGCAAAGGCTGGTGCGCAACCTGACCGCTGCCGAAATTATCGGGCAGGTGATGGTGGCGCGTGATGATCTGGGTGAATGGCCGGAATTGGGTGTGCCAAACCCGCCCGAGGCCCGGCTTTTGTCTAACATTGTGCTGATGGGCATGGGCGAACCTTTGTATAATTTCGATGCCGTGCGCGATGCGATGAAAATCGCGATGGACCCCGAGGGGATATCGCTGTCGCGTCGCCGGATCACCCTGTCGACATCTGGCGTGGTGCCGGAAATTGCCCGCACAGCGGATGAAATCGGCTGCATGTTGGCGGTGTCATTCCACGCTACCACGGACGAGGTGCGCGACGGGTTGGTGCCGATTAACAAGAAATGGAACATCGAGGTGTTGCTGGATGCGCTGCGGGAATATCCCAAGGCCAGCAATTCGGAACGCATCACCTTTGAGTATGTCATGCTGAAGGGCGTGAACGACAGTGACGAGGATGCGCGGCGTCTGGTGCAGTTGATCAAGGGGATACCGGCCAAGATCAACCTGATTCCGTTCAATGAATGGCCCGGCTCGCCCTATGAGCGTTCATCCAACAACCGCATCCGCGCGTTCTCGGATATTGTGTATAACGCTGGTTATTCATCGCCGGTGCGCAAACCGCGGGGCGAAGATATTATGGCGGCCTGTGGTCAGTTGAAATCGGAAAGCGAGCGCATCAAGAAAAGCCGTAAAGGTACGGCTGCCGATATCTAAGATGGGCCTCGCAAAACATTACAGGTGGTTTTATCAGTCAGGTTTCTGCAGATAATATATTGGTGTTTGTCTGCTGAAATTGGTCGCCCTTGCCAATAGATCGAGCAGTCAGTGGTTTCATTTTCTGCAATTTTGCAGCCGACGGACCACCCAACTTTATAAGCTGCAGAATAACTAAAAGCGTTTCCACATTCGTATTCCATCGTTGTTACATCGCATTTTGATTTATAACATATCTCAAAGACGGGTGCGGACATCGACAGGCTCCCGTCTGTAAAGTTATCGCACCCACCAAAGGCTTGGTTGGTTGCCAGAAAAACAAAAGCAATTGCCAGATTAAGTGATATTTTCTGCATCACTTATGCCCCTACTCGTCACACTTCCCAGTTCTCGATCACCTCGACCGCCTCCTGCGCGGTTTCGACAAATTTGAACAGGTCCAGATCCTCGGCCGAAATCGTGCCCGCATCGGCCAGTACCTCCCAGTTGATGATACTACGCCAGAATTTTTCGCCAAACAGCAGGAAGGGAATACGCTCCATCCGGCCGGTCTGGATCAGGGTCAGGGTTTCAAAAGTTT is a window encoding:
- a CDS encoding asparaginase yields the protein MSNPVPMAEIWRGPFLESVHSGHAVICDAAGNIVESWGDPDFMMLPRSSSKMIQALPLIESGAAAAAGIGTDQLALSCASHNSAAIHTDRVSAWLETLSLSESDLRCGSHDPKDTEAHHALIRAHEKPCQIHNNCSGKHTGFLTLNKHLGGGPEYNDPDHPVQMAVREAFEDVTGMDSPGFGIDGCSAPNFATTMHGFARAMAFFAAASEDGGSVRERAAAALVQAMTTYPELVAGEGRACTELMRAMDGRVALKTGAEAVFAAIIPELKLGVAVKIADGSFRASECAIAAILVKLGMLEPNHPATLKRMNAPITNCNGITTGYVRPAEGVF
- a CDS encoding invasion associated locus B family protein produces the protein MKSIIARTLGGALIAMLATGAMAQQSTNRVAAKTDWSVFVEDNPTECWAVSSPKETVNTKDGRVVAVRRSEILLFVSYRPGSGVKGELSFTGGYPFAKGSTVSMQIGDNTYELFTSGENAWPATPADDAKLITAMKRGAKAVVTGRSGRGTVTKDTFSLLGFTAAVEEAAKRCSN
- the rlmN gene encoding 23S rRNA (adenine(2503)-C(2))-methyltransferase RlmN, translating into MSDKAPITPEVVTLPRKADQEGKANLVGLTREALRDALIEAGISEKQGKMRAGQIWQWIYQKGVRDFAQMTNLSKDIRAMLAEKFVVAVPEVVTKQVSSDGTRKYLVRIAGGHEVEIVYIPEEGRGTLCISSQVGCTLTCSFCHTGTQRLVRNLTAAEIIGQVMVARDDLGEWPELGVPNPPEARLLSNIVLMGMGEPLYNFDAVRDAMKIAMDPEGISLSRRRITLSTSGVVPEIARTADEIGCMLAVSFHATTDEVRDGLVPINKKWNIEVLLDALREYPKASNSERITFEYVMLKGVNDSDEDARRLVQLIKGIPAKINLIPFNEWPGSPYERSSNNRIRAFSDIVYNAGYSSPVRKPRGEDIMAACGQLKSESERIKKSRKGTAADI